A genomic window from Treponema primitia ZAS-1 includes:
- a CDS encoding pantothenate kinase has protein sequence MIIGIDIGSTTTKAVSIVAGEKIQKIKTKAMDAVTSATGAFGKMLMENDYKIGDIKRIMITGAGASKIKNDLFGIPTQRVDEIQSIGIGGMFLSGKDDIVITNIGTGTAIIDARKGSISHMGGSGVGGGTILGLAKKLISTSDFNGIMEQAELGNLNQVDLNMEDIMDMDLSFLNREATASNFGKMLDTARNEDIAMGLVNMVFQVIGMLSVFAAKSKRTDRVIVTGNGSHNPIGKKILDAITTMYAVHFEYPVDAEYTTAIGAGLSYNREM, from the coding sequence ATGATCATAGGGATAGACATAGGCAGTACCACCACCAAGGCGGTTTCCATCGTGGCGGGGGAAAAGATACAAAAAATTAAAACCAAGGCCATGGATGCGGTAACCTCCGCCACCGGCGCCTTTGGTAAGATGTTAATGGAAAATGATTATAAAATTGGGGACATTAAGCGGATCATGATCACCGGCGCGGGGGCTTCAAAAATAAAAAACGACCTTTTCGGGATTCCTACCCAGCGGGTGGACGAAATTCAGTCCATCGGTATAGGGGGTATGTTCCTTTCCGGGAAAGACGATATTGTGATCACCAATATTGGTACCGGTACGGCAATTATCGACGCCCGGAAGGGTTCCATAAGCCACATGGGCGGCTCCGGAGTAGGGGGGGGGACCATACTGGGCCTGGCAAAGAAGTTGATCTCCACATCGGATTTTAATGGTATCATGGAACAGGCGGAACTGGGAAACCTTAACCAGGTGGATCTGAATATGGAAGATATCATGGATATGGACCTGAGTTTCCTGAACCGGGAAGCCACGGCTTCCAACTTCGGCAAGATGCTGGATACTGCGCGAAACGAGGATATAGCCATGGGGTTGGTGAACATGGTGTTCCAGGTTATCGGTATGCTTTCGGTTTTTGCGGCCAAGAGCAAACGTACGGACCGGGTTATCGTTACCGGGAATGGCAGCCACAATCCTATCGGCAAGAAAATTCTGGACGCCATAACTACTATGTACGCGGTTCATTTTGAGTATCCCGTGGATGCCGAATATACCACCGCCATTGGAGCGGGGCTTTCCTATAATCGAGAGATGTAA
- a CDS encoding glycosyl hydrolase family 18 protein has protein sequence MFFLLCLLLTLFSCTSAPEPLPPDNAEAVTNRDNLGEEEAEEEFFTYGEIPDGAEDLPILNFTEIWGYLLAGREQALKLNYPLSDLVYFGAEIDTYGKLTDVPNRRKLGRFPGRIHLVAACNSRSLAHFILEPESAVRRQLVADLLEAAGPYDGLQIDFELIPARDGANFLSFLQELRNGLGNKMFTIALPARRKTLSDDVFDYQKIKPLVDRIFVMAYDEHWSTSEPGSIASLGWCRSVAEYALKTVGPEKLVMGLPFYGRTWGSFNPFKAYFHSGIERIRSENAITEIVRENGIPTFSYETTVKVTVYYEDIYSLSLRSSMYRDMGVRSIGFWSLGQEDPSIWNFLKITEKGADS, from the coding sequence ATGTTTTTTTTACTTTGTCTCCTTCTTACCCTATTCTCCTGTACTTCCGCGCCGGAGCCTCTGCCGCCGGACAATGCGGAAGCGGTAACAAACCGGGACAACCTGGGGGAAGAAGAGGCGGAGGAGGAATTCTTCACCTATGGGGAAATTCCCGATGGCGCCGAAGATCTGCCAATCCTGAACTTTACCGAAATATGGGGCTACCTGCTTGCAGGCCGGGAACAGGCGCTCAAGCTCAATTATCCCCTGTCGGATCTGGTTTATTTTGGGGCCGAAATTGATACCTACGGCAAGCTTACGGACGTTCCCAACCGGCGAAAGCTCGGCCGTTTTCCCGGGCGTATCCACCTGGTAGCAGCCTGTAACAGCCGGTCCCTGGCCCACTTCATCCTGGAACCGGAAAGTGCAGTCCGCCGGCAGTTGGTGGCGGATCTCCTGGAAGCTGCCGGACCCTACGACGGCCTGCAAATCGACTTTGAGCTCATCCCCGCCAGGGACGGGGCTAACTTTCTTTCCTTTTTACAGGAACTGCGGAATGGCCTGGGGAATAAGATGTTCACCATCGCCCTGCCCGCCCGGCGTAAAACCTTAAGCGACGACGTATTTGATTACCAGAAGATTAAACCCCTGGTGGACCGCATATTTGTGATGGCCTACGATGAACACTGGTCCACCAGCGAGCCCGGTTCCATTGCTTCCCTGGGCTGGTGCCGTTCCGTGGCGGAGTATGCCCTTAAAACGGTGGGGCCCGAAAAGTTGGTCATGGGGCTGCCCTTTTATGGCCGCACCTGGGGCAGCTTCAACCCCTTTAAGGCCTACTTCCACTCGGGCATCGAACGGATCCGGAGCGAAAATGCCATTACCGAAATCGTCCGGGAAAACGGCATCCCCACCTTTAGCTACGAAACCACGGTAAAGGTTACGGTCTATTACGAAGATATCTATTCCCTCAGCCTCCGGAGTAGCATGTACCGGGATATGGGGGTTAGATCCATAGGCTTTTGGTCCCTTGGACAGGAAGATCCGAGTATCTGGAATTTCCTCAAGATTACCGAAAAGGGCGCAGACTCTTAA
- the gltX gene encoding glutamate--tRNA ligase, with the protein MTIRDRYAPSPTGLQHIGGIRTALFNYLFARSQEGRFILRLEDTDRTRYDEVFVKNLYDTFSWLGIHWDEGPDIGGSAGPYIQSERFELYKKYALELVEKGRAYYCFCSAERLDKIRAEREAAHAKEAGYDRHCRDIPPAEAAARAQAGEAYTIRLKIPLGENPGESAITKFRDQLLGDIEWKNDDVSPDPVLLKSDGFPTYHLANIVDDHLMEITHVLRAQEWLSSTPMHVILYKAFGWEHPVFCHLPMVMGQDGKKLSKRHGATSIDEFRRQGYLPEALLNYVALLGASYEEGREIYTLEELAERFSLDKLNKAPAIFDYKKLEWYNGQYIRMKSDAELAALALPYSIAAGLFGEAGTEPNAEQRGVFITAMPLIKERLVFLHEAAEKLRYLFSEPAIPAAEEFIPKKADLAQAIKLLKLGRELVKPMAESNDEDAEALIKAAAEKAELKLGDLLMPLRVAITGSRVSPPLFGSLRILGAERALERVDRALAALLLEGNS; encoded by the coding sequence ATGACCATACGAGACCGTTACGCGCCATCCCCCACGGGGCTTCAGCACATAGGGGGGATACGAACCGCCCTGTTTAATTATCTTTTTGCCCGCTCTCAGGAGGGGCGCTTCATACTCCGCCTGGAGGATACGGACCGTACCCGGTATGACGAGGTGTTCGTCAAAAACCTCTACGATACCTTTTCTTGGCTGGGCATCCATTGGGACGAGGGGCCGGATATCGGCGGAAGCGCCGGCCCATACATACAGTCCGAACGGTTTGAGCTGTACAAAAAGTACGCCCTGGAGCTGGTGGAAAAAGGCCGGGCCTATTACTGTTTCTGCTCCGCAGAACGGCTGGACAAAATCCGCGCTGAACGGGAAGCGGCCCATGCCAAGGAAGCCGGCTACGACCGGCACTGCCGGGACATCCCCCCGGCGGAAGCGGCAGCCCGGGCACAGGCCGGGGAAGCCTATACCATCCGCCTTAAGATACCCCTGGGCGAGAATCCGGGGGAGTCCGCAATAACCAAGTTCCGGGATCAGCTCCTGGGGGATATTGAATGGAAGAACGATGATGTGAGCCCCGACCCGGTGCTCCTCAAGTCCGACGGCTTCCCTACCTACCACCTGGCCAACATTGTGGACGATCATCTTATGGAAATTACCCACGTACTCCGGGCCCAGGAATGGCTTTCCTCCACCCCCATGCACGTAATTCTGTATAAGGCTTTCGGATGGGAACATCCGGTGTTCTGCCACCTCCCCATGGTGATGGGTCAGGACGGCAAAAAACTGAGCAAACGCCACGGCGCCACCAGCATCGACGAGTTCCGCCGCCAGGGTTATCTGCCGGAGGCGCTGCTTAACTATGTGGCCCTCCTGGGGGCCTCCTACGAGGAGGGCAGGGAAATCTATACCCTGGAAGAACTGGCGGAGCGGTTCAGCCTGGACAAGCTCAACAAAGCCCCGGCGATCTTTGACTATAAAAAACTGGAATGGTACAACGGCCAGTACATACGGATGAAAAGCGATGCGGAGCTTGCCGCCCTGGCCCTGCCCTACAGTATTGCTGCGGGCCTTTTCGGCGAAGCGGGAACGGAGCCCAATGCGGAACAACGGGGCGTCTTTATTACCGCCATGCCTTTGATCAAGGAACGGCTTGTATTCCTCCACGAGGCGGCGGAAAAACTGCGTTACCTGTTCAGCGAACCGGCGATCCCCGCAGCGGAGGAATTTATCCCCAAAAAAGCGGATCTGGCCCAGGCGATCAAACTTTTGAAGCTGGGCCGGGAACTGGTAAAGCCCATGGCTGAATCGAATGATGAGGATGCGGAGGCGCTTATCAAAGCTGCGGCGGAAAAGGCGGAGCTAAAGCTCGGCGACCTCTTGATGCCCCTGCGGGTAGCCATTACCGGCTCGCGTGTCAGCCCGCCCCTCTTCGGGTCCCTGCGTATACTGGGAGCGGAACGGGCACTGGAACGGGTGGATAGGGCCTTGGCAGCGTTACTACTTGAAGGGAATTCCTAA
- a CDS encoding Sir2 family NAD-dependent protein deacetylase, which produces MSEAIKKDVARLFERIAAAEHFVTLTGAGVSTLSGIRDFRGKNGLYNDQDAVFPPEKIFDIDYFHRDPSFYYKASADFIYNVHEREPSIVHKTLARLEQKGFLKSLITQNVDLLHQKGGSKRVIEIHGSPSVHYCLHCSDLSRVETLAATCNGVTRAAGPGASLPEKAGDLMGFDETAALVKAGELPRCKKCGKVLKPAITFFGEALPVRALQAAESEASRADLMLVLGTTLTVYPAAAIPQITQRRGGDLVIVNNMETPMDSYALMKFEDLGDVFEELSVLL; this is translated from the coding sequence ATGTCCGAAGCTATTAAGAAAGATGTTGCCCGGCTTTTTGAACGCATCGCTGCTGCTGAGCATTTTGTAACCCTCACCGGCGCCGGGGTCAGCACCCTGTCGGGGATCCGGGATTTCCGGGGAAAAAACGGTCTCTACAACGACCAGGATGCGGTATTCCCCCCGGAGAAGATCTTTGATATTGATTATTTTCACCGTGATCCTTCCTTTTATTACAAAGCTTCGGCGGACTTTATCTACAATGTCCATGAGCGGGAACCTTCCATAGTACACAAAACCCTGGCCCGGCTTGAGCAGAAAGGCTTTCTGAAGAGCCTTATTACCCAGAATGTCGATCTCCTCCACCAAAAGGGGGGGAGCAAACGGGTGATCGAAATCCACGGTTCTCCGTCGGTACATTATTGCCTCCACTGTTCCGACCTTTCCCGGGTGGAGACCCTGGCCGCAACTTGCAACGGAGTTACCCGCGCAGCGGGACCCGGCGCCAGCCTGCCGGAAAAAGCCGGCGACCTCATGGGCTTTGACGAGACCGCGGCCCTGGTTAAAGCCGGAGAGCTTCCCCGCTGTAAAAAGTGCGGCAAGGTCCTGAAACCGGCGATCACCTTTTTTGGGGAGGCCCTCCCGGTACGGGCGCTCCAGGCCGCCGAGTCCGAAGCGTCCCGGGCGGATCTGATGCTGGTCCTGGGAACAACCCTCACGGTCTATCCCGCCGCCGCCATTCCCCAGATTACCCAGCGCCGGGGCGGGGATTTGGTTATCGTTAATAACATGGAAACTCCCATGGACTCTTATGCGCTTATGAAATTTGAAGATCTGGGGGATGTCTTTGAGGAACTTTCAGTTTTACTATAA
- a CDS encoding ankyrin repeat domain-containing protein has protein sequence MKIVMLHDGDGRKIAGDLLKQIKNQKINGEALLLEGAWESGESRLGEALADATHVMAIFPNTAGLGPSGPSWFSFAAGFARGAHLPLVSYGEGALSLAPQLTKDLAQFKTDAEFLAYLVREAEEWTREHTLKQARISLLEKGIPVTVDSLGRCIAEKNDEAAALFLQAGFSADTLDKNGVPLLCLAARSGAWEIAKLLLKNGATVNLLARDRGGSALIDAALGKHSDILGDLLNAGADVNVKSKDGQSAIIIAVGLNDEPTVELLLKAGANVDEPDSLGASARKYVALFNRPGMVKLFQTHAPPVQEK, from the coding sequence GTGAAAATAGTGATGCTCCACGACGGGGATGGCCGGAAAATTGCCGGGGATCTGCTTAAGCAGATAAAAAATCAGAAAATAAACGGAGAGGCCTTGCTTCTGGAAGGGGCCTGGGAATCCGGGGAATCCCGTTTAGGGGAGGCCCTTGCGGATGCCACCCATGTGATGGCGATTTTCCCCAATACCGCCGGCCTGGGCCCCTCGGGCCCTTCCTGGTTTAGTTTTGCTGCGGGCTTTGCCCGGGGCGCCCACCTGCCCCTGGTGTCCTATGGGGAAGGCGCCCTTTCCCTGGCTCCGCAGCTTACCAAGGATCTGGCTCAGTTTAAAACCGATGCGGAGTTCCTGGCCTACCTGGTCCGGGAAGCGGAGGAGTGGACCCGGGAGCATACCCTGAAACAGGCTCGGATAAGCCTGCTGGAAAAGGGCATACCGGTTACGGTGGATTCCCTGGGGCGCTGCATTGCGGAAAAAAACGACGAAGCGGCGGCCCTCTTCCTCCAGGCTGGGTTTTCAGCGGATACCCTGGACAAAAACGGGGTTCCCCTGCTCTGTCTTGCCGCCCGCTCCGGCGCATGGGAGATAGCAAAGCTGCTCCTCAAGAACGGCGCCACGGTAAATCTCCTGGCCCGGGACCGGGGCGGTTCCGCCCTTATCGACGCCGCCCTGGGAAAGCACAGCGATATTCTTGGGGATCTCCTCAATGCCGGCGCCGATGTGAATGTTAAGAGCAAGGACGGCCAATCCGCCATCATCATAGCGGTGGGGCTTAACGACGAGCCCACAGTGGAACTGCTCCTCAAGGCAGGTGCCAATGTTGATGAGCCGGACAGCCTTGGGGCCAGCGCCCGGAAGTATGTGGCCCTCTTTAACCGGCCCGGTATGGTTAAGCTTTTCCAAACCCATGCCCCGCCGGTTCAGGAAAAATAA